CAAGCGGCTCGCGTTTCTGACTTTGCTTGGTGGTCTTATCAACCTCTCAACTTGCCGGCGGTACCGAAATCAGCGGCCCCCTGGGCGAAGACGACGATCGATCAATTCATTTTGCAAAAGCTCGACGAGAAGGGGCTTCAGCATTCGCCGGCCGCCGATCGCCGTACGTTAATTCGCCGCGTCACCTACGATCTGACCGGACTACCGCCAACACCGGACGAGGTCGTCAAATTTGAGAATGATTCCGATCCGCTGGCTTACGAGAAACTTGTCGATCGACTGCTGGCCTCGGATCAGTACGGAGAACGTTGGGCGCGACATTGGCTAGATGTCGTCAAGTATGCGGATACTTGCGGTTACGACAAAGACAAATTACGCCCTAACGCGTGGCCCTACCGCGACTATGTCATTCGCTCTTTCAACGACGACAAGCCGTATGCTCGTTTTGTCCAAGAGCAGATCGCCGGCGACGTTCTGTTCCCCGGCGAACCGGATGGCGTTTTAGGACTTGGCTTTTTGGCGGCGGGGCCTTGGGATTTCATCGGGCATGTCGAAGTATCGGAAGCCAAGATCGATGGCAAGGTAGCGAGAAACCTCGACCGTGATGACATGGTCTCGAACGCGATCAACAGCTTCTGCAGCGTGACAGTCCAATGTGCTCGCTGCCACAACCACAAGTTCGATCCGATCACGCAAGAAAACTACTACGGTCTGCAGGCAATCTTCGCCGCAGTCGATCGAGCCGAACGCCCTTACGGAGACGATCCTGAGATCGAACAGGAGAAAAGCCGCCTCGAGGAAAAGCGGGAGGCGCAAAAAAAGGAATTAGCGGAACTGCAAAAACAAATCCAAAGAGACGGTGGTCCGCGGTTGGAGAAACTGGAAAAGTTGATCCGCCAGTTGCAAGCCGACGCCAAAGTCAACAAAGCGCCGGAGTTCGGTTATCACAGTTCGATCACCCAAACCGCGGCGACGACCAAATGGGTCGAGATCGATCTTGGTCAGCCGACGGACATCGCCAAGATCGTGCTGCGACCTTGTCACGACGACTACGCCGGTATCGGCGCTGGATTTGGATTTCCCGTTCGATTTCAGGTTCAAGTCGCGGCGGAAGCGAACCAATGGAGCACCGTCGTCGACCAGACAAAAGCGGACTATCCGAATCCGGGTCTGACGCCGCTGGAGATACCTGAAATTGCGGCGCCGGTCCGCTTCATTCGATTAACTGCGACTCAGTTGTGCGCTCGAAAGAATGACTACATGTTGGCGCTAGCCGAGATGCAGGCCTTCGATAACGCCGGTAACAACGTGGCGCTAGGAGGCAAAGTCACTTCAATCGATTCCATCGAAGCGCCTGTCCGTTGGTCGCGAAACAACCTAACAGACGGCAAATGGGCTCAAGACCCCGATTCGACGCGATCGATGGAATTGGCGAAAGCAATCGCCGAACGCGCCGCAATCGAAACGCCGGAGAGTATCGCCCAGCGTAATCGCCTGCAAGAATCGGTAGCGGCGATCGAGCGCGAGATCGCCGCGCTCCCCCAGAGTCGAATGGTTTACGCCGCGGCAACCGATTTCCCCTCACAGGGCAATTTTAAACCGACAGAAGCGACGCCGCGGCCGATCTATTTGCTTCATCGAGGTGATGTCCAAACTCCGCGACAAGAGGTTTCACCAGGCTTGCTGCCGTTGGGCGAGAATGCCGATTGGAAACTGGACGCCGCATTGTCAGAGGGAGAACGTCGTGCGGCGCTAGCGCGTTGGATGACCGACAAACAGCACCCGTTGGTTTGGCGTTCGATCGTCAATCGCATCTGGCAACATCATTTTGGCGAAGGGATTGTCGCAACGCCCAATGACTTTGGCCGAATGGGCGCCAAACCGACGCATCCCGAATTGCTCGATTGGTTAGCGTGCGAGTTCCGCGACGGCGGACAGTCATTCAAAAAACTGCATCGCTTGATCGTGACTAGCAGCGTCTATCAACAATCATCGCAACACGATGAAGCGCAGGCCGCCGTCGATGGCGGCAATCAGTATCTATGGCGTATGAATCGCCGCCGACTGGAAGCGGAGGAGATTCGCGATTCCATCCTCTCGGTCAGCGGGTCGCTTGACTCCACGATGGGCGGTCCCGGCTTCTATCTCTTCGCACTCGAAAAGACAGCCCACTCGCCGCACTACGAGTATCACAAATTCGATCCCGCCGATCCCGCGTCACATCGGCGGAGCATTTATCGCTTCATCGTACGATCGCAGCCCGATCCTTGGATGACGACGCTCGACTGCGCCGACTCCTCGCAAAGTACGCCGCGGCGGAATGAAACGCTCACTTCGCTGCAGGCTCTATCGCTGCTGAACAACCCTTTCAATCTGGTGATGGCGGAGCAATTCGCCGCTCGACTGGAAAGCGAGGAAGCGAATTTGCCAGATCAAATTGATCGCGCAATGTTCCTGACTACGGGACGAGCGCCAAGCGATTCGCAGCGTGCCGAAATGGTCACCTATGCTCAAGATCATCAATTGGTGAATTTATGCCGCTTGAT
The nucleotide sequence above comes from Blastopirellula sp. J2-11. Encoded proteins:
- a CDS encoding DUF1553 domain-containing protein, which gives rise to MKLARRNSVPTAPLVVALALITSASATQASDFFPQQVAPILQQRCLSCHSGDQPKGDFSLQSADKALADGYIEPGDAAASHLVELISPTDGAAAMPKNADPLTSAEIAVIRKWIDDGAHWPADFQLQAARVSDFAWWSYQPLNLPAVPKSAAPWAKTTIDQFILQKLDEKGLQHSPAADRRTLIRRVTYDLTGLPPTPDEVVKFENDSDPLAYEKLVDRLLASDQYGERWARHWLDVVKYADTCGYDKDKLRPNAWPYRDYVIRSFNDDKPYARFVQEQIAGDVLFPGEPDGVLGLGFLAAGPWDFIGHVEVSEAKIDGKVARNLDRDDMVSNAINSFCSVTVQCARCHNHKFDPITQENYYGLQAIFAAVDRAERPYGDDPEIEQEKSRLEEKREAQKKELAELQKQIQRDGGPRLEKLEKLIRQLQADAKVNKAPEFGYHSSITQTAATTKWVEIDLGQPTDIAKIVLRPCHDDYAGIGAGFGFPVRFQVQVAAEANQWSTVVDQTKADYPNPGLTPLEIPEIAAPVRFIRLTATQLCARKNDYMLALAEMQAFDNAGNNVALGGKVTSIDSIEAPVRWSRNNLTDGKWAQDPDSTRSMELAKAIAERAAIETPESIAQRNRLQESVAAIEREIAALPQSRMVYAAATDFPSQGNFKPTEATPRPIYLLHRGDVQTPRQEVSPGLLPLGENADWKLDAALSEGERRAALARWMTDKQHPLVWRSIVNRIWQHHFGEGIVATPNDFGRMGAKPTHPELLDWLACEFRDGGQSFKKLHRLIVTSSVYQQSSQHDEAQAAVDGGNQYLWRMNRRRLEAEEIRDSILSVSGSLDSTMGGPGFYLFALEKTAHSPHYEYHKFDPADPASHRRSIYRFIVRSQPDPWMTTLDCADSSQSTPRRNETLTSLQALSLLNNPFNLVMAEQFAARLESEEANLPDQIDRAMFLTTGRAPSDSQRAEMVTYAQDHQLVNLCRLMFNLSEFVFVD